The Pseudomonas sp. SCB32 DNA window CCCTGGCGCAGGTATTCCGTGGGGGGCGGAAAGGGGGTGTTGAAGTCCGCCGTCTCGCGCTTGAGGCTGACGAAGGCGAGCAGGTCCAGGTCGCGCACGTCGATGCCGCGCTCGCTGTAGTTGTGCGCCTTCTTGCGCAGCGTCGGCGCCAGGCGCGCCTGCAGGTCCGCACAGGGGATCCGTCGCGGGCGCTGCTCGCGGCGGATCAATTGGTTGATGCTCTGCGCCATGCGCCGGCGCAGCAGTTCCTCGCGCCATTCCTCGTTGAGCCGGCGGCCCTGGTCGAGCACGAAGAACACCTCGAAGCTGGCATCGCGAAACAGCACGTCCGGCGGTTGCTGT harbors:
- a CDS encoding DUF1780 domain-containing protein, whose amino-acid sequence is MNESDYLRLLTRQAEQANDFLSNGRKWERECWACQRLLQALKVPYRQEDFIAPAQQPPDVLFRDASFEVFFVLDQGRRLNEEWREELLRRRMAQSINQLIRREQRPRRIPCADLQARLAPTLRKKAHNYSERGIDVRDLDLLAFVSLKRETADFNTPFPPPTEYLRQGWRSLSIVAPTFARVLFAHTDAPDFLRGSLGRTVLFDMGVGL